From the Gossypium hirsutum isolate 1008001.06 chromosome A02, Gossypium_hirsutum_v2.1, whole genome shotgun sequence genome, the window AATCTTCTGCGACAAGACTAGCATTGGATTCTTCTTCATATATGAAAGATCCAAATAGTGACACTTCTGCACCTTTGGCAGATGTCAAGgatattgagaatttgaagaTGGGATTTCTGCAGTCAAAAGGTGTTGTCAGTAACAAATTGAAAGATGCAACTGGATCCTCTGATGTTTTGCATCAGAAATACCATGATAAAAGTGATCTCGCTCAATCGAAATCCCAACATGGAAAACTAAGCGGCAATGTTGATAAGCTTGAACAATCAATTCGACTGAGAGAAAACAATGGCATCCACGAGTTGCCAGACATTAATGTTTCTGATGGCATACATGCTATGCATACAGCAGTAAGTTATTTTCTTTAaatcttcaaactttttttttttaaataatttgttcCATTGGCTGGTTTCTGTTAGTCATAGTTAGTAACTGCATAACCTAGTTGGAGTTTTGACATGAAGACGGTTTCTGTTAACAACAACCTACAATATCTGAAACACTAGCAATCAAGTGGCTTTTTGTGTATGTATTATGGTAATAGAAAGCTCTAATATAGATTTACATGAGATCTATTCAACTGAAAGATGGTGCTTCTTATTAGCCATAGATATGGAGACAATAGAAACAATTTTGAGCTAATTTTTTATGGCCcctcaaatttcatttaaatagtGTGTGGACTATAGGAAACACCCTAGAACGTTCAGTGACCACTTAGACCTCTCTTTGTGAGTGTGTGTGCACCGTGTGTCTTGCAAGAAATTGGAGTAGAGGCTTCTGCTCTGTCCAAATTATTGAACATCACAGAGACATGAGAAACTAGTTTTGCATTAGATATTATCGTTATCATATTGATTTTGGTTTTACATGTTATGTGCAGAAATCTCCACACATGCTGAAAAAGGATGGTTCTACTCTTAGGCCCAAAAGCTCCGTGCTTGAAAAGGCCATTAGGGAGCTAGAGAAGATAGTTGCAGAATGTAAGTGTGTACGCGTcttgtacaatataattatgaatagTTCCTTCTAAAGTAATATTCCTTTTCCTTCCTGTCTAAAATATCACAGCAAGGCCACCTTCTATGGAAAATCAAGAGGCAGATACTTCATCCCAGGGGATTAAGAGGAGATTGCCTAGAGAAATAAAGCTCAAGCTTGCTAAAGTTGCCAGATTAGCGGTATGAAATTGTTATTGACATGTTTTGTCCTGTAAAGTAACTCATTTTCAGATTGTCAATTTTGTTTCAATGGTGTGATGCCTTCTGGAAAGATTTAGTTTTACCAATTTCATTTTGATATTTGTGGCAGGCAAGCCAGGGGAAAGTTTCCAAGGAGTTACTAAATCGCCTTATGAGCATCCTTGGTCATTTAATACAGCTAAGAACACTTAAGGTATCTTCCCTTGTTTATGAATGAGTAAaaattttcaatcacaattcCAACATTTTGTACTTAATTAGTTTTTGTAAAAGGCTTGGAATATTACCATGTAGTGCATgccaaaataccaaaaacacCCAAGCCtagaaatattttcttttaaatctccCTTTCTACTGACATGGCATTTGCTTTTAGTTCTTGTGATGTGGTTCCTTTTGTTTCAGTGAAGAAACTTTTGTATGCATTGCATTTGACTATTTGTGACCATTGGAATTGCAATTATGGTGGTTTAAAATGTTGTTGcatatattttggttttgaatcaTGCAAATAAATTTTTGAGATCATGAAGACATTTTTTGCTTGTGGTTAAAATCCATGTTCTTTAGGCAGCCCATTTTGACCATTGCTGCTTGAGAGACTGTTTGTTGGCTGTCAAATATGTGATGAATATTTCTGAATTTTGGAAGGATTCCTTTGCTTTTATTATCTCCATGCCTTGAAATGCAGAACTGGTAAAAGAATATTGGACAGGGCAAAACCGTATAAACATTCtgtgtattattatatattttatttatgaaagattAGATCCTTGTGTTTGCTCTTGATTATCCTTTCCAATAAATTCGTTGTACCAATTTGAATCACCTTTGTCAACTACTCATCTACGAATTTTGAGACTATTTTGGATGCAGCGGAACCTAAAAATCATGATTAGTATGGGTGTGTCACCAACAGCAAAGCAAGAAAAAGATGCTAGATTTCAACAGATCAAGAAGGAAGCCATTGAGATGATAAAGACAAGAATTCCTTCTTTTGAGACAAAGGTTTGTCATCATTATTAtgaattttactttatttcattttctttatccTTTCTTAGTTGCTCCTGATTTAACAGTCTTTTACCCTTTTTTTCCCCTCTCTGTAATAAATATTGCTTTTATTTGGCTTTTCTTATGATcaaaacaccaaaaaaaaaaaaattaaaatccgaCACTGTTCCATGTAGAGCCTGCGACTTTGCCCACATTTACTTCATTTTGTATCCTTATTTTGAATATTCTTTTTTAGATTCTTCTTCATTGTAGATTCCATGACTATTCTTCTCTCTCCATCCTGGTATATAAGATCATGGGTTTTTATCTTGTTCATAGTACTCTATTTTATCAactgaagttagaaaattttgcTGTTCTGGATGAAAAAAATGCTTAATTGTTTTTCAGATATTGGAGCCACAAGCTAGAGCTTCTGATGATTTTCAAGAAATTGGTTCTGAAGAAAGAacttttagaagaaaatttaacATGGATGCACCGATGGAGAACAAGATTTGTGAACTTTATGACCTCTATGTTGATGTAATCACATGTCCTATTTTGACTTTTGACAAAATTCATCTGGGGAAAATCTTATTCGTAATGGATCTGATCTTTGCATTTCTATCGTTTTATTTCCTGCAGGGATTAGATGAAGATGCTGGTCCGCAGATCAGAAAGTTTTATGTAGAGGTTGGGAACTTATCAATTCTTTCTCTACTCTCAAAGCTACTGTAATTATAACAGAAATCTTTATATTGCTGGCTTTAGGTGTCTGAATGTGGACAAATATGTCTCTGCAGTTATTGTTTCATGATAGCTTTTGATAGTAGCATTTTCTTGCCATTTGGATGAGAGTCGTGCATGAGActactttctctttccctttGACTCACCTTTTCTCTTCTGTTTTTCCctatctcttcttttctttttgtacaATTACACTCTATTCCCGTTATTTATACCTAAAAAACGCCTTAAAATTATTGCTTGTTGCACAACAGAGTTCATTCTACATTGTTACTATTGttctttttcaaataattttaattgatcTTGTAGTTTTTCTGGCGCTCATATCTTGCCGTCAACCTTAAATGGTCTTTCGTTCTTTGTTTAGATGTTCCTTCTGCTTTTAGTTTGTTAGTGATAAAGCTATTGATTATTGTTCCTAATGCTTGACTATGGTTCTACTTTTTCTGTTATATTTTCATCTTACATTTGGAGTTCATCTTTGACCAGCTTGCACAGCTCTGGCCAGATGGTATGATGAACAACCATGAGATTAAACATGCAATTTGTAGGGCGAAAGAAAGGCGGAGAGCAAGATACAATAGACGCAAGGTATGCATGCTTCTGGTCATTTTGCCCTCGTTACGGTATATATACTTTATTTAACTCGTGTGCATAAGTTTTCAATTTAAGTGGCAAGTTCTCTGCAGACTAAATGCAATCTATCTCAAAGCTTTTATGTACTTGTGAGCTTTGAAGTTTCCTTAGGCTTGAGCCCATTTTTGCTATTATTGTTAGGGTTTTGATTCTCAGATGAACTAGTACCGGGTGTACTTGCCAGTTGATGGGTCTCTGATTTATTGATTCTTGGTTTCTTATTCTCCTTTTGTCTGATTTCTCTCAGGTTGATTGATGTTTGCTTATTGTGttcaattttttggtcatttttaaaAGGATCAAGAGAAAATGAGGAGGGAAAAGATGTTGACACTAGGACCGGAGGAGAGTGTTCGAGTGGACTCTGCCTCAAGTGCACAATCGCAGCACACACGAGAGAGGTCGGGTAGTGATTCCGGTAGTCAAGCTTTACTTTCAACTAATACATCGAATTCGCACACAACTGCAGCTGCTGCTGTTCCGGTTCTGAGTCCAACAAATGATTCCAGTTTTGACAGAGTGAAACAGGATAAATTAAAGGGGATTTCAAGCAGTGCCATGGACGATGAAATGAAGGTGGCAGTAGCCTCACTGCCAAAGAAAAAGGTAAAAAGGAAACCAGAAATGCATTTGGATGAATCTCATATGCGGCCCGAAAAGTTACCTCTGCAACAGGGCAGCAACGACCGAAACAAGTCCATCAAATAGCCTATGAATCTTCCTCCGAAATCAAACTTTCCAGCTAACATAAACACTCACATTGTCagctttttaattttatttttctttacattGCGGAGAGCTTCATTGTTTCTGAGTtccatttttgtaattaaatttttttcctcAATAACTGGTGTTAAAAAGGAGAGCGAAAAGGTTGTAATATTCTCCTGCACATGTAATTTTCTAGGCTTAGGCAACTCTTTTAGCTTTTACTTTTTTAGATCTCTCAACTTTACTagtttgatttttatgttttcattgCATCCAtaaaaaagttattaatattttaatttcccATTAAATGATTTTTAGTTTGTATTTAAATAAGCTCgtaacttttaatatttaatatttaattttttatttgaactcAAGATTTATTTGAATAAGTTCGTAATCTTTTTATTTTGGCATAATGTTTGAATTAGCTTTTAATGTtggtctttatttttttttaattaaatttgatatttaatcttttaaaaagacAACAGAGAGCTGCATTGTCTTTTTAGTTAAACATTACACAAATTTAAGCATTTACTCGCATGGAacatttctttctttaattttatttagttaatacTATTTATATTGATGAAGTCTTGAGTGAGTTATTATTAGTTAATCTGATatgcatttaattaaaaaaaaatatcaaaactttCAGAAACAACAAACTTTATTACAAAGGTATCTATATATTTCactaattttatagtttttaattaaataattataacttttaaaaaaattcaaaacaaattaaTGGTTAAGATAAAGTGCCGCTCAATCCTTGTcgttaaatttaatatattttttatatttttttctgcTCATTAGATACTTTTACCTTTTCTTACCTTTAAACTTATGGAAATACAATAAGAAATTAACCTGTCTCATGAACTTGAAAGTGCTATTAATATGACATCATGGTggtatcaaatatattatttataatatataaagagttaatatttgatatattagtaatgtattttttttattctacaaaTAGTTGTAGAAAATTGTTGTCTTTTTCTATAATATTTTACTATAGATACTTGTCAATCCCTGACCCtgtttgtggagtctaaaaacacTAATGACAATGtactaaatattatttttgttaacttactgaaagaaaaataagatgatGAGTGCATTGATTCATAATCCAAGAGTCTATTTGTGTAGGCTTTTACATAACAGAAAAACTAAAAAGTAGGcactaacaaaataaaacttgcaAAAGGACTCTTAACAATTAGAGAAAAAATCTAAGCAAAATAAACCCATAATTTTCAGCGACTAAATTCTTGATGTGCAGCAACTACTTGCCTAGAAGCAAGGAAAACAATTAGATTTTATTAACAATCCTTTAAACTGAAAAACTCCTTAAACTTCAGTTTATTGGTGCCATTCTTCAAACAGGATCTTCCAAAGTGCAAACTCCCATTAACCTCCTCAAATTTCGAAAAGAAAACAATTTGATAGGTTTGGTGAATATGTCAGCCAGTTGATCTTCGCCCTTGCAGTACTTGAGATCAGTTACCCCATCATTGTTAAGATCTCTAAAAAAATAGTATTTCACATCAATGTGCTTGTTTCTACCATGTAATATTAGATCTTTTGAGAGTTTGATAGCTGAATTGTTGTCACAGAAAATTGTTATAGCTTCCATTCTCTTGAACTTCAGCTCCTTCAAGATTTTCCTCAGCTAAATAGCTTGACAAGCATAGGCTGTTGTAGCAACAGATTCagcttcacttgttgacaaagtaACAATGGATTGTTTCTTGGATGACCATGAGACAATTCTGATTCCCAACATGAAAATAATTCTCTTGATTGCCAATAAATGCATCTCAATAGGATTCTCCATAAACCTACTAATCTAACTCACATAATACATTATTTCAAGTCTTGCACTAGTCAAGTACATTAAGCTGCCAACAATTTGCTTATAAAGAGTGCCATTCACTTTCTTTCCCTCTTTTCTCAACTTCAAACCAAACTCAATGGGGGTGCTTGTTGGATTGCAATCCTTTATATCAAACCTATTTAGAATATTTTGAACATATTTCCTTTGAGAAATAAATATCCCATTAGCTAATTGCACTACTTCTATGCCTAGAAAATAATGCATCATACCAAGATCTGACATTTCAAACTCATTCATCATAGACTTCTTGAAATCATTAAACATGGAACTACAATTTCTAGTGaaaataagatcatcaacatataaacTCACAATAAGCATGTTCTCTTCATAACTAGTTTTAATAAAAAGAGTGGACTCATAAGGACACTTGGTAAAACCAGCTTTCAAGAAATAAGCTTCAATTCAACTATACCAGGCACGTGAGGCTTGTTTCAATCTATATAAAACGTTTTTTAGTTTATAAACCTTATTTTCACTTTCATGTTTAACATAACCAGTAGGTTGTTTAATAAATACCTACTATTGGAGCTCATCATGTAAAAATCCTAGCTTCACATCTAACTGGAAGATAGGCTAAGAGTACTGGGCTGCAAGCGAAATCACCAATCTGATTGTATCATGCCTTGCAACAGGAGCAAAGACTTCTTTGTAATCTACCCCAAACTCTTGCTTATAACCTTTGGCCACCAAGCGCGACTTATACGTGTCAACTTTTCCATTCTCCTTCAACTTTGTCTTGTACACCCATTTGACACTAATTGTCTTGTGCCCTTCTAGAAGCTCAGTCAACTCCCATTTATCATTCCTTTCTAGAGTTGCAATCTCTTCATCTATTGCCATTCGCCATTTCGACTCCTTTACAACACATTCAAACGTTGTTGGACCACTCCGCAAATAAGGCAAAGTGGATGATTGGATCTTTAATCTAACCAATGCTAGTTACATTAAAATCTCCCATCCAAGTTGGTCTTCGTCGAATACGACTGGGACGAGGTTCGGTTACTTCTACTTCAGTGGTTGTTGGAGCATCGTTTGGTGAACTCTCAAGCTCAAGTGTTGCTTGAGTCTGTCGATCTAAAGGCTACTGCTTTTCATATTCAATTTTAGTGTCAACAAAGGTTTGAGAAGGTTACTGGTCATTCCAATTCCAAGTGTTCTCCTCATCAAAAATTACATCCCTACTAATCACAATTTTCTTCGTTAAAGGGTTAAACAATTTATATGCTTTAGATGTTTCACTTACACCTAGAAAGACACATTTCTCTCCCTTGTTATAAAGTTTCTTTCTCTTTGCATCTGGAACATGTGTATAAGCTAtgcaaccaaaaattctgaagtGATCTACTGTTGGTCTCCTTCCACTCCAAGCTTTTTCAGGTGTCATGTTTTGAATAGCAAAATTTGGGCTTCTGTTCAAGACATGGATGCTCCAATTTACTGCTTTTGGCTAAAATTATTTTGGGACCCTTCCATTAGTAAGCATGTTCCTCACCATATTTAGTATGATTCTATTTTTCCTCTTCAATATGCCATTTTGTTGTGGGTATATGCAGTGGTAAGCTCTTTCTGAATGCCATGACTTTCACAAAATGCTTCAAATTCCTTAGAGCAATATTCTCCACCACGGTCAGTGCGAAGAGCTTGAATGGTTTTCTCGATTTCAATTTCAACAAGTGCCCTGAAGCTAGTAAATGCACTAAATACTTTTGATTTCTCTTGCAAGAAGTAAACCCACGTTTTTCGGgaataatcatcaatgaaagtaaGGAAATAATTTTTACCTTCATTAAATGGTGGTTTTATTGGCCCACAAATATCTGAATGAACCAATTCCAGCACACGTTTTGCTCTCCAAGACTTTCCTTTGGGAAATTGTTCATGATGTTGTTTGCCAACAACACAATCTTCACACACCTGGGATGGAATGACAATCTTAGGAAGACTACTGACCATCTCTTTCTGTCTAAGAGTCTTCAAACCTCTAAAATTAAGATGACCATAGCGGAAATACCAAAGCTATGCGTCGCCCTTTAGTTTAACCATCAAGCAAGGTTGAACACAATTAATCACCAATGGAAACAACCTGTTGGAACTCATAGGAACCATTGCAATAGTACCTCTAGAAGGATCATAAATTTTACAAACAACTTTTGATATCGTAATCACTTATCCTTTTTCTTACAATTGATCAGCACTTAACAAATTGTTTTTTAAAGCAGACACAAAGAAAACATTGGAAATTGTTTCTAAAAAACCATTCTTGGTTCTTACACTAATATCACCCTTTCCCACTACATAACAATAGACTTATTTCCAAAAAACACAGAAGTGTGAAGGTTTTTATTTAGATAAGAGAAATAAGACTTATTACCACACATGTGGTTACTACAACCGGTATCCACATACCATAAACATGAGTTCTGTGACTCCTCCTGCTTGTTATGAACTACCATCAACAAggttttaatttcttctttttttgaaaaatttgactTTTCTCCCATTTCCTTGTTATTAGACAGATTAGTATGACATTTAAAACGATAATGATCAAACCTATGACATTTAAAACATTCTACCTTTAATCTGTCAAATTGTTGATCCCGTTGTTTGCTTTTATCATTTGGTCTGACATGCCTACCACCATCTTAATTCAAGCTATCTCCTCTACCTTTTCCCCTTCCTCGACCTCCGCCTCTTCCTCTGAAAGAATGAGTTGAAGCTTTCAAAGCCTACTTTATTGAGGTAGAAGTTCTACTCATCTTTTGCTTATGGACCAACAAGGAGCTCTGAAGTTCATCAAGGGTGACTGCATCAATATCCTTGGATTATTCGATTGAGCAAACAACATAATCATACTTTAGTGATAAAGACCATAGTATCTTCTCAATAATGGTTGTGTCATTCATCTTCTCACCATGAAATCGCATATTATTCTCGATTCCCATGGTTCATGCACAATAGTTTGTAATAGACTCACCATCCTTCATCTGAAGAACCTCAAAGTCCCTCTGTAGGGTCTGAAGCTGTGCACGTTTCACTCTGGAAGAACCTTGATATTTTGTCTTCATGGAGTCCCAAATTTCCTTGGAAGTTTCTTTGCAAAGAACAGTTTCTAGGATCGAACGGTCAATAGCTTGAAATAAGTAATTCTTTTCTTTCAAATCTTTCAGCTTCAGCCCCTTCAGGTCCTTTGGCTATGCTTCTGTAAAGCTTTTTCCATCTGTTGGTGCTGCTACACCATGCTCAATGACCTGCCAATACTCCTTAGACCCCAAGAAGTTCTCCATCAGCATGCTCCAATGATCATAGTGACCATCAAAACATGGAATAGCTGGCTACACCAAAATTTTTAGAAGCCATAGGAAGGACCACAAACTTTTTCCTCTCACCAAAAATACTCTTCTTTTAACCAAGTTTGACACCACTGTTAACTTACTGAAAGAGATAACAGCAAGATGAAGATAATAAGGAAATGAAAAAATAAGATCATGAATGCATTGATTCATAATCCAATAGCCTATTTATATAGGCTTTTACataatagaaaaactaaaaattaggcACTAACAAAATAAAACTGTAGCACCCccaacccggcccagaagttatggccggatccgacatgccacatcaaaaacgttaaaaaaaattttccattctaagtccagaaaatcgtgcttgatgttcaaaagattaattcattaagggttaaagtgaatggaagctgtgcaccaggtagaaaaccggaaaagaggtggtgagtccatcggactgcttaagtaccaagctcccttcggatcaaatcctagacatgcataccgccattgccaaaccttaacgtcatggatatttctaggaaaccgatttgattaagtcaattttaggaaaagtgattaattttagaaaatactttcattgcggaagctttacttgttgtcgtgtttattttgaaatcaattgttgtttttgaaaatgcgc encodes:
- the LOC107951490 gene encoding ubinuclein-1 isoform X2 encodes the protein MEDNSVGGTGEPSGVVAPKVMKAGDRQVFTVELRPGETTYVSWRKLVKDANRARGSSAASASVVAAPAPELPPNAHPNLQSRIAPGQTAVKEEKDEPAPNRFSAVIEKIERLYMGKDSSDEEELDETPDDDQYDTEDSFIDDAELDEYFEVDNSAIKHDGFFVNRGKLEKINEPPVMPNQQPKKRQRKEAAKPPSESDDGHVSNKPAKAAKMVAGRAEPSLGKNNSSSQNFTAVDEQYRDGKVLNQLPVSGVSSKKKSSATRLALDSSSYMKDPNSDTSAPLADVKDIENLKMGFLQSKGVVSNKLKDATGSSDVLHQKYHDKSDLAQSKSQHGKLSGNVDKLEQSIRLRENNGIHELPDINVSDGIHAMHTAKSPHMLKKDGSTLRPKSSVLEKAIRELEKIVAESRPPSMENQEADTSSQGIKRRLPREIKLKLAKVARLAASQGKVSKELLNRLMSILGHLIQLRTLKRNLKIMISMGVSPTAKQEKDARFQQIKKEAIEMIKTRIPSFETKILEPQARASDDFQEIGSEERTFRRKFNMDAPMENKICELYDLYVDGLDEDAGPQIRKFYVELAQLWPDGMMNNHEIKHAICRAKERRRARYNRRKDQEKMRREKMLTLGPEESVRVDSASSAQSQHTRESFDRVKQDKLKGISSSAMDDEMKVAVASLPKKKVKRKPEMHLDESHMRPEKLPLQQGSNDRNKSIK
- the LOC107951490 gene encoding ubinuclein-1 isoform X1 → MEDNSVGGTGEPSGVVAPKVMKAGDRQVFTVELRPGETTYVSWRKLVKDANRARGSSAASASVVAAPAPELPPNAHPNLQSRIAPGQTAVKEEKDEPAPNRFSAVIEKIERLYMGKDSSDEEELDETPDDDQYDTEDSFIDDAELDEYFEVDNSAIKHDGFFVNRGKLEKINEPPVMPNQQPKKRQRKEAAKPPSESDDGHVSNKPAKAAKMVAGRAEPSLGKNNSSSQNFTAVDEQYRDGKVLNQLPVSGVSSKKKSSATRLALDSSSYMKDPNSDTSAPLADVKDIENLKMGFLQSKGVVSNKLKDATGSSDVLHQKYHDKSDLAQSKSQHGKLSGNVDKLEQSIRLRENNGIHELPDINVSDGIHAMHTAKSPHMLKKDGSTLRPKSSVLEKAIRELEKIVAESRPPSMENQEADTSSQGIKRRLPREIKLKLAKVARLAASQGKVSKELLNRLMSILGHLIQLRTLKRNLKIMISMGVSPTAKQEKDARFQQIKKEAIEMIKTRIPSFETKILEPQARASDDFQEIGSEERTFRRKFNMDAPMENKICELYDLYVDGLDEDAGPQIRKFYVELAQLWPDGMMNNHEIKHAICRAKERRRARYNRRKDQEKMRREKMLTLGPEESVRVDSASSAQSQHTRERSGSDSGSQALLSTNTSNSHTTAAAAVPVLSPTNDSSFDRVKQDKLKGISSSAMDDEMKVAVASLPKKKVKRKPEMHLDESHMRPEKLPLQQGSNDRNKSIK
- the LOC107952287 gene encoding uncharacterized mitochondrial protein AtMg00820-like; translated protein: MAIDEEIATLERNDKWELTELLEGHKTISVKWVYKTKLKENGKVDTYKSRLVAKGYKQEFGVDYKEVFAPVARHDTIRLVISLAAHLCLSSYLAEENLEGAEVQENGSYNNFLDLNNDGVTDLKYCKGEDQLADIFTKPIKLFSFRNLRRLMGVCTLEDPV